The nucleotide sequence GGCTTCGGCGACGATCTGCTTCAGGCCGGTACCCGCGTAGCCGTTGCGCCGGAAGAGCTCGGCCCCGGCGGCCATGATGCGTTCCTTGGTCCCTGCCACGACGTGATACTAGAGCGTTCTATTAAGCTCGGCTTGCCCACAACCCGAAGGTGTTGTGGACAACCCGGCCCGGCCGCGGCGGTTTCCGGCTTTCCGTCGGGGTGCCCCGATAGAATGGACCTGGGGACGCCCCCCGGAGAGGGTCAGGGTTCCGGCAAAGTCTTTTGGCCTGGTTGCAGGGCGGGCACGGCCCTCGTTGANNNNNNNNNNNNNNNNNNNNNNNNNNNNNNNNNNNNNNNNNNNNNNNNNNNNNNNNNNNNNNNNNNNNNNNNNNNNNNNNNNNNNNNNNNNNNNNNNNNNNNNNNNNNNNNNNNNNNNNNNNNNNNNNNNNNNNNNNNNNNNNNNNNNNNNNNNNNNNNNNNNNNNNNNNNNCGACGGGGTGTGCGACATTCGATCGGGTCGATCCTGGCGCTCGCCGCCGCAGCCGTAGTGGCCGGAGCCCAGTCCTTCACCGCGATCGGCGAATGGGCCGCCGACGCCCCACAGCCGGTACTGGCCGCGCTGGGCACACGATTCGACCCCCGCCAAGCCCGCTATGCAGCACCCGATGAAGCCACCGTGCGGCGCGTGGCCGGCCGGGTCGACGGCGACCTCCTCGACGACGTGATCAGCAACTGGCTCGCCCACCGCGACACCAGCACCACCGACCCGGCCGAGACCCCACCAGCGGCGATCGCGGTGGACGGCAAACCCTTGCGCGGCACCTTCGCCCGCACCGGAGGAGCCGGAGTGCACCTGCTCGCCGCGATCACCCACAACACGGCAACAGTGCTCGGGCAACGCCAGGTCCCAGCCGGCAANNNNNNNNNNNNNNNNNNNNNNNNNNNNNNNNNNNNNNNNNNNNNNNNNNNNNNNNNNNNNNNNNNNNNNNNNNNNNNNNNNNNNNNNNNNNNNNNNNNNNNNNNNNNNNNNNNNNNNNNNNNNNNNNNNNNNNNNNNNNNNNNNNNNNNNNNNNNNNNNNNNNNNNNNNNNNNNNNNNNNNNNNNNNNNNNNNNNNNNNNNNNNNNNNNNNNNNNNNNNNNNNNNNNNNNNNNNNNNNNNNNNNNNNNNNNNNNNNNNNNNNNNNNNNNNNNNNNNNNNNNNNNNNNNNNNNNNNNNNNNNNNNNNNNCGAGCCCTCACCCTGCTCGGAATACCCACCTGACCAGCACAAAGACTTTGCCGGAGCCGTGCCGGAGAGGGTGGGGGACGGTCAGTGGAGGTCCCAGGCCGGCCCCGCGTCCTCGGCGTCGTCGCGCAGGATGGTGCCCTCGATCAGCCCGTACGGCCGGTCCGCCGCATAGAACACCTCGTTGTCGTTCTTCAGCCCGAACGGGCTCAAGTCCACCAGGAAGTGGTGCTTGTTCGGCAGCGACAACCGCACCTCGGCCACCTCCGGCCGCGCCTCCAGCACCGCCGAACCCATCGCGTACAGCGTCTGCTGCAGCGAAAGGCTGTGCTTCGTCGCGAACGTCTCGAGCATCACCCGCCGGATCTCGCGGTGACTCGAAGCCCAGTCGATGTCCTCGCCCTGATAACGCCACTTCGCCGTGACGGCCGTCGCCAGGATCCGGTCGCCCGTCTCCGCCAGGGTCGTGTACTCGTCGCGGGGGAAGCCGTGGAACTCCGAACCCGTGGACTTCAGCAGCGTCAGGCCGTCGATGCCGGACACGATCCACGCGCGGCCGTCCTGCACCGTCACCGCCGTCGTGCGGCGCTCGTCGCCGGATCGGCTGAACGCGTGGTCGTGCGGCTCGGCGCCGACGGCGATCCGGTCCCAGCCGTGCTCGTCGATCTTGATGCGCGCGCCCGTGATGTTCTCCTGCGTGCCGACGAAGTGCCGGGCCAGGCGCAGGCCGAAGTCCTCGATCTCACCGACCGGCGCCTCCTTCGCGAAGGCGTACACCGTGTTCTTCTGCGTGTCGGTCGCCAGCACCCCGGCGTTGTCGCCGGTCAGGTGCGTCGCGGCCAGCTCGCCGCGCAGCGACGTCGACACCGTCAGGTCCTTCAGGTGGTGCACCGGCCCGTCGCGGCGCACCGTCACCAGGCGGACCTCCGCCTTGCCGTACTGGTTGGGGCCCAGGGTGATGGCCACGGTCAGCTCCCTCGGTAGGTCGAATAGGCGAACGGGCTGAGCAGGAGCGGCACGTGGTGGTGCGCGGTGCCGTCGGAAATCCGGAAGGTCAGCGCGACCTCCGGGAAGAACGCGTCCGGGCCCAGGTAGGCGCCGGTGTCGAAGACCAGCCGGTAGCCGCCCGGCTCCAGGGTTTCCGGGCCGAGGTCGCGGATGCGGCCGTCGTCGTCGGTGCGGCCCTCGGCGATCGGCTTCCCGCCGGCGGTCTCGAACCGGACGGCGATCCCGGTCGCGGGGCGCCCGGCCGCCGTGTCGAGGACGTGGGTGGTCACGAGACTCACGCGGTCACCGCTTTCGCGAGCCGGAGTTCGGCGATCTTCAGCAGCTCACGGCCGGCGACCGCGAGTTCGGTCGCCGGGTCGTTGGCCAATCGCTCACGCAGGATCTCCAGCAGTTCTTCACCGCTGCGGCCGCTCGCGCAGACCAGGTAGACGTGCCCGAACTTGGCTTCGTACTCGGCGTTCGCGGCGGCGAACGCGTCCGGGTTGTCCACACCGGACTGTTCCGACCGGGCCCAGCCCTCCGCGGGTTTTTCGCCGATCCGCGGGTGGGCGGCCATCGCCTGCCGGATCTCGTCGCTGCTCAGCGGCAGGTCGGCGGCGGCTTTCAGTGCCTCGACGTCGGCGTACGGACGCCCGGCGAGCACGGCGTCGACCCAGCGCGGGACGGCGAGGCACGCCGTCAGCAGCGGCCGGACGTCGGTGGTGTTGAACTCGGTGAGCAGCACGCGGAACTCCTCGTGGGTGGCGTCCCGCTGACCGTACGTCGGCGCCGGAGTTCCGTCAACATTTTGTTGAATGCGCTGGTCAGTCCGCTTCCCGGTTGAGGTAGTTGTAGACGGTGAACCGCGTGACGCCCAGCGCGTCGGCCACCGACGAGACCGATTTCCGCAGGCCGAACGCGCCGCGTTCGCGCAGCAGCCGCACCGCCCGCTGCTTGCCCGCCCGGTCGAGGTCGCCCAGCTTGGCGCCCAGTTCGCGCTCGACGTCGGCGATGAGCCGGGCCAGCGCGTCGTTCAGCTCGACGACCGGTGCGCTGCCGGGGTCGTCGGCCCGCCGCAGCTGCAGCGTGACGCGGGTTGCGCCGCCTTCCAGGGCGGCCTTCGCGATCGCCGGGAGGGCTTCGAGCAGCTCCTTCGCCTCGCCGCGGGCGAGCGTGCCGAGCGGCCCGAAATCGGTGTCCAGCCCGGCTTCCGCGGCGGCGTCGCGGGCGGCGACGGCGTGCTCGGGCGGCGAACCTTCGCCGTGGAACGGTTCGCTGGTGAACTCCGCCTCAAGCCGCACAAGGATGACCGTACTGTGTCAATGGTGCCAATTCGACCGGCAGTCACGGCGGAACGGGTGCCGGTGGGCGGGTTCGCCTCGGACCGTTTCCGCCTGCTTTCGGCCGAATTGGCACCGTGCTACGTCCGTCGTTGACGAGCGGCGCGCGCCGTGGTTACTGTCGTTGTGCGAAACCGTCTTTCCGTTCTGTGAAATCGGCGGTGGTCATCCTCCCACAGAAGGGCTTTCGGATGGATCTTGTGGTGCGTGCCGCCCGGGCCGTGACGGCCGAGGGCGAGGTCCCGGCGACCGTCGGCATCGACGGCGGCCGGATCGTCGCGGTCGAACCCGGCGGCGCGGCGCTGGCCGGCGATCGCGTCCTCGAGCTCGACGACGACGTCGTGCTGCTGCCGGGGCTGGTCGACACGCACGTCCACGTCAACGATCCGGGCCGGGCCGAGTGGGAGGGCTTCGAGACGGCGACCCGCGCGGCCGCGGCGGGCGGGGTCACCACGATCGTGGACATGCCGCTCAACAGCCTGCCGCCGACCGTCGACGTCGCGGCCCTGGAGGTCAAGCGCAAGGCGGCGACCGGCCGGGTGCACGTCGACGTCGGCTTCTGGGGCGGCGCGATCCCGGGCAACGCCGGGGAATTGCGCGGCCTGCACGAGGCCGGTGTGTTCGGCTTCAAGTGCTTCCTGCTGCACTCCGGCGTCGACGAGTTCCCGCCGCTGGATCCGGCCGGGCTCGACGAAGCGTTGCGGGAGCTGAGTTCCTTCGACGCGCTCATGATCGTCCACGCCGAGGACGCGCACGAGATCGACGAGGCACCCGAACCCCACGGAGGTCGCTATGTCGACTTTCTGCACTCGCGGCCGCGCACGGCCGAGAACCTGGCGATCTCGCAGGTCATCGAGGCGGCCCGGCGCAACTCCGCGCGGGCGCACATCCTCCACCTGTCCTCTTCGGACGCGCTGCCGCTGATCGTCGCGGCGCGCCGCGACGGTGTGGCGCTGACGGCGGAGACGTGCCCGCACTACCTCAGCTTCGTCGCCGAGGAGATCCGCGACGGCGCGACGCAGTTCAAGTGCTGCCCGCCGATCCGCGAGGCGGCCAACCGCGAGCTGCTCTGGCAGGGGCTCGCCGACGGCGTCATCGACACGATCGTCAGCGACCACTCGCCGTGCACGCCGGAGCTGAAGCGCTTCGACAGCGGCGACTTCGGCGAGGCGTGGGGCGGGATTTCCAGCCTGCAGCTGGGGCTCCCGGCGATCTGGACGCAGGCGCGGCAGCGCGGGTTCGCGCTCACCGACGTCGTGCGCTGGATGGCCGAGCGCCCGGCCGCGCAGGCCGGGATGCGCCGCAAGGGCCACCTGGCGGTGGGGTACGACGCCGACTTCTGCGTGTTCGCGCCGGAGGAGGCGTTCGTGGTCGACGTCGCGAAACTGAAGCACCGCAACCCGGTCAGCGCCTACGACCGGCGGCCGCTCGCCGGGGTCGTGCGCTCGACCTGGCTGCGGGGCGCCGAAATCACCGGTGACGAGCCGCGCGGCGCGCTGCTGACCCGGGGCAACTGCTGAAATGGAGGCCGTGGTGTCCGACCGTCCGGAGTGGACAGAACTGCCCGACCTCGCCTCCCGCCGCTTCGGCGGGACGGTGATGTGGGCCACCGACGAGCTGTTCGCCGAGAAGGAGAACCTCGTCAACCCGTGGGTGCCGGCGCACCGCGTGGAGACGTTCGGGCCGAAGGGCCAGGTTTACGACGGCTGGGAGACCCGCCGCCACCGCGAACCGGGCGACGACCAGGCCATCGTGCGGCTCGGCTTGGCCGGCACGATCACCGGCGTCATCGTCGACACGGCGTTCTTCAAGGGCAACTACCCGCCGTTCGTCTCGGTCGAGGCGACGTCGCTCCCGGGCTACCCGTCGGCGGCGGAGGTGGCGACGGCCGATTGGGACCCCCTGATCGACCGCGCCCCGGCGGCCGGGGACACGGAGAACTTCTACGCGGTCAACGGTTCGCGGCGCTACACGCACGTGCGGCTGACGCAGCACCCGGACGGCGGCGTGGCGCGCCTGCGCGTGCACGGCGCGCCGATCCCGGACCCGGCGATGCTCGACCTGGACGCGCTCGACCTGGCGGCGCTGGAGAACGGCGCACTCGTCACGGGCTGCAGCAACCGGTTCTATTCGTCGCCGAACAACATCCTCTCGCCGGGTCTGGCCGCCCACCAGGCGGAGGGCTGGGAGACGGCCCGCCGCCGCGACTCCGGCAACGACTGGGTGACGCTGCGGCTGGCCGGCGCCGGAATCGTCCGCTTCGCGGAGCTGGACACGAGCAACCTGAAGGGCAACGCGCCGGGCTGGGCGTCGCTCAGCGGCCGCGACACCTACGGCGAGTGGGTCGAGCTGCTGCCGAAGACCCGCCTGCAGCCGGACACCCGTCACCGGTTCGCGCTGCCGGACGGCCCCGAGGTGACAGAGGCCAGGGTGGACATCTACCCGGACGGCGGCCTGGCGCGCTTGCGGCTCTTCGGCCGCCTCACCGAAGCGGGCCGCACGAACCTCAAGGCGAGGTACGCGAAGACGCGTTAGCCGTTCGCACCCGGGCGGTTGAGGTAGGCCGAGGCCAGTGACAGGACGCACGCGCAGCCCACGATCGTGCTGACCCACCACGGCAGGCCCGTCACGATGCTCCAGACGAAGCCCGCCGCCGCCACGAGGGCGACGAGGAGGTTGCGGAACTGGAGCGGGGTCGGTTTGGCCATGCCGCCAGCCTCTCACGGCCTGCTCGGACGGTCGCGTGCTGCCCGGGTTCGAGCAGCACCTGCCGCCCGCCTCGAACGCCTGGAGCGCGCCGGAACGGCGGTCACGGTCGACGGCCTGACACGCGTCTCTACGGCGCCGACTGCCGCCGGGAGCTGATCACGCCCGTGTTGAACCCGGCCAAGTGCAGGCCACCCGCGAAGCGGGCGTGCTCGATCTTCACGCACCGGTTCATCACCACGTCCAGCCCGGCTTCGCGCGCCCGGCCGGCCACCGGCTCGTGCCACAACCCGAGCTGCAGCCACAGCGTCCGCGCGCCGGCGTCGATGACCTCGTCGGCGACCTGGGGCAGGTCGTCGTGCTTGCGGAACACGCTGACCAGGTCCGGGCCACCCGGGACGTCCTTGAGCGAGGCGTACACCGGCTTCCCGAACAGCGTGTCCAGCCGCGGGTTGACGAAGTTGACCTCGTAGCGCGTCGAGGAGAGCAGGTACGTCGCCACGAAGTAGCTGGGCCGCGCCGGGTTGGCCGACGCGCCGAGCAGCGTCACCGACTTCGTCCGGGTGAGGATCGCGCGCCGCTCGACCGCTCCGGCGTCGTGGGTCATCCGGCCACCGCCTTGCCCAGTGCCTGGTCGAGGTCCCAGAGGATGTCCTCGACGTCTTCGAGGCCGACCGACAGCCGGATCAGGTCGGGGCCGACGCCCGCGGCCGCGAGCTGCTCCTCCGACAGCTGGGCGTGCGTGGTCGACGCCGGGTGGATGACGAGCGTCCGCGCGTCGCCGACGTTCGCCAGGTGTGACAGCAACTCCACCGATTCGACGAACTTCTCGCCGGCCGCGCGGCCGCCGTCGATGCCGAAGGAGAACACCGCGCCCGGCCCGGCCGGCAGGTACCGCCGGGCCAGCTCGTGGTGCGGGTGCGACGGCAGCCCGGCGTAGGACACCCAGGCCACGCGCGGGTCGGCCTCGAGGTGCTCGGCGACCAGGCGGGCGTTCGCCACGTGCGCGTCCATCCGCTGGGGGAGCGTCTCGACCCCTTGCAGCAGCAGGAAAGCCGAGTGCGGCGAGAGGACCGCGCCGATGTCCCGCAGCTGCTCGGCGCGCAGCCGGGTGCAGAACGCGTACTCGCCGAAGTTCTCCCAGTACTTCAGGCCGCCGTAGCTGTCGACGGTCTCGGTCATCCGCGGGAACTTCCCGTTGCCCCAGTCGAACTTCCCGGACTCGACGACGATCCCGCCGAGCGTGGTCCCGTGGCCGCCGAGGAACTTCGTCGCCGAGTGCAGCACGATGTCGGCGCCGTGCTCGATCGGGCGGCACAGGTACGGCGTGGCGAGGGTCGCGTCCACCACGAGCGGGACGTCGTGGGCGTGCGCGAGGTCGGCCAGCGCGGCGAGGTCGGCGATGCCACCGCCGGGGTTGCCGATCACTTCGGTGTAGAGCAGCCGCGTCCGGTCGGTGATGGCAGCGGCGTAGTCGTCGATGCCGCCGCTGACGAAGGTCGTTTCGACGCCGAAGCGCCGGAGCGTGCCGGTGAGCTGGGTGACGGTGCCGCCGTACAGCCCGCTCGCGGACACGATGTGGTCGCCGGCCTCGGTGAGCGCGCTGAAGGTGAGGAACTCCGCGGCCTGCCCGCTGGCGGTGGCGACGCCGCCGATGGCCCCTTCGAGGCTGGCGATCCGCTCCTCGAAGGCGGCCACGGTCGGATTCCCGATCCGGCTGTAGATGTTGCCGTACTTCTGCAGCGCGAAGAGGTTCGCGGCGTCGGCGGCGTCCTCGAAGACGAAGCTCGTGGTCTGGTAGATCGGCACGGCCCGCGCGCCGGTCGCGGGATCGGGCGTGCCACCCGCGTGCAGGGCGCGGGTGCGGAAGCCCCAGCTGCGTTCACTCATCGTGGTTCACGGTAACCGCATCATCCCCCGGATGACACGCGCTCTCAGGCCGTGGGCGCGGCTACGCTCCACCCCGTGACGGTGCGCTGGAGCGTGACGATCGACTGCGCGGAACCCCGGGCGGTCGCGAGGTTCTGGTCGGTGGCCCTCGGCTACATCGAACGCCCGCCCCCGGCGGGGTTCGCGAGCTGGGAAGCGTGGTTCACCCAGCATGGCGTGCCCGAGGCGGAGTGGGACGACGGCGCGTACCTCACCGATCCCGAAGGCGTCCTGCCGAGCCTGAGCTTCCTCAAGGTGCCCGAGGCGAAGGTCGCGAAGAACCGCCTCCACCTGGACGTCCAGGCCGGCGGCGGGCGCGAGGTGCCGTGGGAGACGCGCTGGGAGCGGGTCGTGGAGGCGGTCGCCCGGCTGACCGCCGCCGGCGCGACCGTCCTGCGCGAGAACGAGCTCGACGGCCGTCCCGATCACTTCGTGATGGCGGATCCGGAGGGCAACGAGTTCTGCGTGCTCTGAGCGGTCGATCGGGGCGGTCCACCTCTAGCCGATCAGGTCCTCGTGCCGGCGCGGGCTGCCACTGCGCCACGGCAGCACCCGCCCGAACCGGATCAGCTCGCCGTGGGTTGCCGGGTCGACGTCGCCGAACACCAGGTCCAGCACCGCCCGTGCCGCCTCGTCCGGGGTCTGGGCCTGGCTGAAGTCGCTGAACCACGGCCGGGACGCCCGCGTGTCCACCAGGCCCGGGCAGACCGCCGCCACCAGGGTGCCGTCCGCGAGGTCGGCGTCCCTCCGCCGAGCTGCCACCGCGCGGACCGCCGCGACCTGCGCCACCTTGGACGGCACGTTGATCCACTCCGGCCAGCCCGACTCGGCGGCCGTGCCGTCGTGGATCGCCGCGCGCCAGTCCTCGACCGCCTCCTCCACCTCGTCCAGGGAGACGCCGTCGAAGCGCGGCCGCAGCGGCTCGGGCAGGTGGCCCAAGGTGCCCAGCGAGCTGGCCACGACGAGCAGCCGCCCGCCCGGGCGCAGGACCGGCCCGAACGAGCGCAGCACCGCGTGGGTGCCGCCGTTCGCGACGCCGAGGAACACGTCGGCCTGCTCGGCCTGCGGGCGGGCGGGGTCGAGCGGGCCGACGGCGTTCGAAATCACGATGTCGACCGGCTCGGCGAAGCGGGCGACGGCGTCCGCGTCGGAGACGTCGAGGACGCGGCCTTCGACCCGGCTGCGCGTCGCCGGATCGGCGGCGACGGCAGCGGCAGCCGAGGCCACCCGCCCGGCGTCGCGGCCGGTCAGCAGGACGAGGTCTTCGGGAGCGAGGCGGGCGGCGAGCCCGCGGACGAGGGCGAAGCCGAGGCCCTGGTTGGCCCCGGTCACCACGGCGGTGCGTGTCATACCGCCACGTTAGGACGGCCAGGCTCATGCGAAAAGCGAGAATCCGGCAACCCTGGTATGCGTGAACGTCATGGACTTCGGTGACGTCTCCCTGGTGGCCCTGCGCGTGTTCCGCGAGGTCGCCGAGCGCGGCACGCTCACGGCGGCCGCGGCGGCGCTCGGCTACACGCAGTCCGCGGTGTCGCGGCAGATCGCCTCACTCGAACGGGTGGCACGGACGCCGGTGCTGGAGCGGCGGCCCGGCGGCGTCCGCCTCACCACCGCCGGGACCGTCGTGCTGCGCCGGGCGATCGCGGTGCTCGACGAGATCGACGCGGCCGGGCGCGAGCTGGCCGGGCTGCCCGCCGACGCCGGCACGGTCCGCCTGGGCTGGTTCCCCAGCGCGGGCGCGGTGCTGGTGCCGCGTGCCGTCGCCGAACTGCGGCGCACGCACCCGGCCGTCACCGTGCTCACCCGCGAGGGCACGACGCCGGTCCTCGTCCGGGCGTTGCGCGCGGGCACGGTCGACCTGGCCGTGCTCGGCTCGGCCCCGCCGTTCCGGCCGCCGGACGCCGAGACGCCGGCGCTGCACCGGGAGACGCTCGCCGAGCGCACCCTCCGCCTCGCGGTGCCGACGGGCCACCCGCTGGCCGGCGCCGGCCCGGTCGACGTCGCGGACCTGCGCGGGCAGCGCTGGATCGCCGGGCCGTCGGCGGGGGAGGACACGCTGATGGGCGTGTGGCCGGGGCTGGACGAGCGGCCCGAAATTGCCCACACCGCCCGCGACTGGCTGGCCAAGCTGAGCCTGGTCGCCGCCGGCTGCGGGCTGACGACGCTGCCCGCGTCGCTGGCCGAGGCGGTGCCGCCCGGGGTGCGGGTGCTGGAGGTGCGCGGCGGCCCCTCGGAGCGGCGGCGGGTCGTGCTGGCGCGGCTGCCGGGGCCGCTGTCCGAACCCGCGGCGCTGCTGGCCGAGGCCCTGCGCCACGCCGCCGCCGAATGACCGGGATCACTTCCGTTCCGGTCACATCCGTCCCCACCGCGGGGTCTACTGCTTACGACGCACGGTGGAAGGAACGGGACACGGTGGACACGCTGACCGAGCGGTTCGAGCAGGAGCGGCCGCGGCTGCGGGCGGTCGCCTACCGGATGCTGGGCTCGGCGGCCGAAGCCGACGACGCCGTCCAGGAGACGTGGCTGCGGTTCCACCGCACCGACGCCGGCGAGATCGGCAACATCCCCGCGTGGCTGACGACCGTGGTCGCCCGCGTCTGCCTGTCACTGCTGCGCACGCGCCGCAACCACCGCGAGGAGCCCCTCGACGGGCAGCCCGAACCGGACGACGACCGCCGCGACCCCGGGCAAGAGGCGGAACTCGCCGACACCGTCGGGCGGGCGCTGCTGGTGGTCCTCGACGCACTGGGCCCGGCCGAGCGCGTCGCGTTCGTGCTGCACGACATGTTCGCGGTGCCGTTCGACGAGATCGCGCCGGTGATCGGCAAGACCCCGGCCGCCACCCGGCAGCTCGCCAGCCGCGCCCGCCGCCGGGTGAAGGGCGGCGCCCCGGCGGACGCGGACCTGCCCCGGCGGCGCAAGGTCGTCGAAGCCTTCCTGGCGGCCTCCCGCGGCGGCGACTTCGAAGCACTGCTGGCCCTGCTCGACCCGGACGTCGTGCTGCACGCCGACCGGTTCGCCGGCCCGACCCCGGCGCCGGTCGTGCTGCGCGGCGTCGAGAGCGTGCGCCGCGGCGCGATCCTGGCGTCCGAGCGGGCTCGCGCCAGCGAACTCGCCCTGGTCGACGGCGCCCCCGGGTTGTTCATGGTGCGCGAAGGGCGCCTGGCGGTCGTCCTGGCGTTCCGCGTCGACGATGACCGCATCACCGGCATCGACGTCATCGCCGATCCGGACCGGCTCGCCGGGTTGGAGCTGGCGGTTCTCTAACCCAAGGCAGCGCGAAGGCGTGCTTCGCGCTC is from Amycolatopsis mediterranei and encodes:
- a CDS encoding LysR family transcriptional regulator codes for the protein MDFGDVSLVALRVFREVAERGTLTAAAAALGYTQSAVSRQIASLERVARTPVLERRPGGVRLTTAGTVVLRRAIAVLDEIDAAGRELAGLPADAGTVRLGWFPSAGAVLVPRAVAELRRTHPAVTVLTREGTTPVLVRALRAGTVDLAVLGSAPPFRPPDAETPALHRETLAERTLRLAVPTGHPLAGAGPVDVADLRGQRWIAGPSAGEDTLMGVWPGLDERPEIAHTARDWLAKLSLVAAGCGLTTLPASLAEAVPPGVRVLEVRGGPSERRRVVLARLPGPLSEPAALLAEALRHAAAE
- a CDS encoding SDR family NAD(P)-dependent oxidoreductase, producing the protein MTRTAVVTGANQGLGFALVRGLAARLAPEDLVLLTGRDAGRVASAAAAVAADPATRSRVEGRVLDVSDADAVARFAEPVDIVISNAVGPLDPARPQAEQADVFLGVANGGTHAVLRSFGPVLRPGGRLLVVASSLGTLGHLPEPLRPRFDGVSLDEVEEAVEDWRAAIHDGTAAESGWPEWINVPSKVAQVAAVRAVAARRRDADLADGTLVAAVCPGLVDTRASRPWFSDFSQAQTPDEAARAVLDLVFGDVDPATHGELIRFGRVLPWRSGSPRRHEDLIG
- a CDS encoding O-acetylhomoserine aminocarboxypropyltransferase/cysteine synthase family protein, with protein sequence MSERSWGFRTRALHAGGTPDPATGARAVPIYQTTSFVFEDAADAANLFALQKYGNIYSRIGNPTVAAFEERIASLEGAIGGVATASGQAAEFLTFSALTEAGDHIVSASGLYGGTVTQLTGTLRRFGVETTFVSGGIDDYAAAITDRTRLLYTEVIGNPGGGIADLAALADLAHAHDVPLVVDATLATPYLCRPIEHGADIVLHSATKFLGGHGTTLGGIVVESGKFDWGNGKFPRMTETVDSYGGLKYWENFGEYAFCTRLRAEQLRDIGAVLSPHSAFLLLQGVETLPQRMDAHVANARLVAEHLEADPRVAWVSYAGLPSHPHHELARRYLPAGPGAVFSFGIDGGRAAGEKFVESVELLSHLANVGDARTLVIHPASTTHAQLSEEQLAAAGVGPDLIRLSVGLEDVEDILWDLDQALGKAVAG
- the uraH gene encoding hydroxyisourate hydrolase — protein: MSLVTTHVLDTAAGRPATGIAVRFETAGGKPIAEGRTDDDGRIRDLGPETLEPGGYRLVFDTGAYLGPDAFFPEVALTFRISDGTAHHHVPLLLSPFAYSTYRGS
- the pucL gene encoding factor-independent urate hydroxylase, with translation MAITLGPNQYGKAEVRLVTVRRDGPVHHLKDLTVSTSLRGELAATHLTGDNAGVLATDTQKNTVYAFAKEAPVGEIEDFGLRLARHFVGTQENITGARIKIDEHGWDRIAVGAEPHDHAFSRSGDERRTTAVTVQDGRAWIVSGIDGLTLLKSTGSEFHGFPRDEYTTLAETGDRILATAVTAKWRYQGEDIDWASSHREIRRVMLETFATKHSLSLQQTLYAMGSAVLEARPEVAEVRLSLPNKHHFLVDLSPFGLKNDNEVFYAADRPYGLIEGTILRDDAEDAGPAWDLH
- a CDS encoding sigma-70 family RNA polymerase sigma factor, with the translated sequence MDTLTERFEQERPRLRAVAYRMLGSAAEADDAVQETWLRFHRTDAGEIGNIPAWLTTVVARVCLSLLRTRRNHREEPLDGQPEPDDDRRDPGQEAELADTVGRALLVVLDALGPAERVAFVLHDMFAVPFDEIAPVIGKTPAATRQLASRARRRVKGGAPADADLPRRRKVVEAFLAASRGGDFEALLALLDPDVVLHADRFAGPTPAPVVLRGVESVRRGAILASERARASELALVDGAPGLFMVREGRLAVVLAFRVDDDRITGIDVIADPDRLAGLELAVL
- a CDS encoding helix-turn-helix domain-containing protein, translated to MRLEAEFTSEPFHGEGSPPEHAVAARDAAAEAGLDTDFGPLGTLARGEAKELLEALPAIAKAALEGGATRVTLQLRRADDPGSAPVVELNDALARLIADVERELGAKLGDLDRAGKQRAVRLLRERGAFGLRKSVSSVADALGVTRFTVYNYLNREAD
- a CDS encoding VOC family protein, with product MTVRWSVTIDCAEPRAVARFWSVALGYIERPPPAGFASWEAWFTQHGVPEAEWDDGAYLTDPEGVLPSLSFLKVPEAKVAKNRLHLDVQAGGGREVPWETRWERVVEAVARLTAAGATVLRENELDGRPDHFVMADPEGNEFCVL
- the uraD gene encoding 2-oxo-4-hydroxy-4-carboxy-5-ureidoimidazoline decarboxylase; protein product: MLLTEFNTTDVRPLLTACLAVPRWVDAVLAGRPYADVEALKAAADLPLSSDEIRQAMAAHPRIGEKPAEGWARSEQSGVDNPDAFAAANAEYEAKFGHVYLVCASGRSGEELLEILRERLANDPATELAVAGRELLKIAELRLAKAVTA
- the allB gene encoding allantoinase AllB; amino-acid sequence: MDLVVRAARAVTAEGEVPATVGIDGGRIVAVEPGGAALAGDRVLELDDDVVLLPGLVDTHVHVNDPGRAEWEGFETATRAAAAGGVTTIVDMPLNSLPPTVDVAALEVKRKAATGRVHVDVGFWGGAIPGNAGELRGLHEAGVFGFKCFLLHSGVDEFPPLDPAGLDEALRELSSFDALMIVHAEDAHEIDEAPEPHGGRYVDFLHSRPRTAENLAISQVIEAARRNSARAHILHLSSSDALPLIVAARRDGVALTAETCPHYLSFVAEEIRDGATQFKCCPPIREAANRELLWQGLADGVIDTIVSDHSPCTPELKRFDSGDFGEAWGGISSLQLGLPAIWTQARQRGFALTDVVRWMAERPAAQAGMRRKGHLAVGYDADFCVFAPEEAFVVDVAKLKHRNPVSAYDRRPLAGVVRSTWLRGAEITGDEPRGALLTRGNC
- the alc gene encoding allantoicase codes for the protein MEAVVSDRPEWTELPDLASRRFGGTVMWATDELFAEKENLVNPWVPAHRVETFGPKGQVYDGWETRRHREPGDDQAIVRLGLAGTITGVIVDTAFFKGNYPPFVSVEATSLPGYPSAAEVATADWDPLIDRAPAAGDTENFYAVNGSRRYTHVRLTQHPDGGVARLRVHGAPIPDPAMLDLDALDLAALENGALVTGCSNRFYSSPNNILSPGLAAHQAEGWETARRRDSGNDWVTLRLAGAGIVRFAELDTSNLKGNAPGWASLSGRDTYGEWVELLPKTRLQPDTRHRFALPDGPEVTEARVDIYPDGGLARLRLFGRLTEAGRTNLKARYAKTR
- a CDS encoding CoA-binding protein, translated to MTHDAGAVERRAILTRTKSVTLLGASANPARPSYFVATYLLSSTRYEVNFVNPRLDTLFGKPVYASLKDVPGGPDLVSVFRKHDDLPQVADEVIDAGARTLWLQLGLWHEPVAGRAREAGLDVVMNRCVKIEHARFAGGLHLAGFNTGVISSRRQSAP